A stretch of the Nicotiana tabacum cultivar K326 chromosome 6, ASM71507v2, whole genome shotgun sequence genome encodes the following:
- the LOC107798946 gene encoding uncharacterized protein LOC107798946 — protein sequence MGFIQEKLQSWFYERRTTAEGIFHDLSNWAEATLEEKIKPAFTFRVLPIDRLKFNVKEEGMEFIVDLDKRTCDCSEFQMDEIPCEHAIAAIESIYQKKSAFCSAYYSREFWLKTYEGQVNSVGDSTTWVIPDTIKSEITKPPDTKVMLGRRQKNRHVSYIEFKKEPICGLCKRFGHNRTNCTNSAIVHPYARKYMKKND from the coding sequence ATGGGTTTCATACAAGAAAAATTGCAAAGCTGGTTCTATGAAAGAAGGACTACTGCAGAAGGAATATTCCATGATTTATCAAATTGGGCAGAAGCAACATTGGAAGAAAAAATTAAACCAGCTTTTACATTTAGAGTATTGCCCATTGATCGACTCAAATTCAATGTCAAAGAAGAGGGTATGGAATTTATTGTTGATCTAGacaaaagaacatgtgattgtTCTGAATTTCAGATGGATGAGATACCCTGTGAACATGCAATTGCTGCAATTGAAAGTATATATCAAAAGAAATCGGCCTTTTGCTCGGCCTATTATTCAAGGGAATTTTGGTTGAAAACATATGAAGGGCAAGTAAATTCTGTAGGTGATTCAACAACATGGGTTATACCAGATACTATTAAATCAGAAATCACTAAGCCTCCAGATACAAAAGTAATGCTAGGAAGAAGACAGAAGAATCGACATGTTTCCTATATAGAATTCAAGAAGGAACCTATATGTGGTCTTTGCAAAAGATTTGGGCATAATAGAACAAATTGCACAAATTCCGCAATAGTTCATCCTTATGCAAGAAAATACATGAAAAAGAATGATTGA
- the LOC142181967 gene encoding uncharacterized protein LOC142181967, which yields MFFLSAIKEHFEFYVDRSSNTRYTLVCTDEKCGGTVRGSRIKESTLFKIVKFQRTHECSVDIKKSHQRQATSNVIRDYMIDNLRYIATEVKPKFVISEMKRAHGIDIGYGKAWHAIQKERCRKQVCLHVFMYGASISGWKYCRPLIAIDGTFLKNKYRGVLLVAVIKDANTSFGVAESEKTNHMNDRHKAIANRIAKVFPECYHGICIYHLEKNLEQRRVRNTVINLFQSTTRIYIQSEFDDFMSQIAVFDKKTLYYLIEEPPGR from the exons ATGTTTTTTCTTAGCGCTATAAAGGAGCACTTTGAGTTCTATGTTGACAGATCAAGTAACACAAGATACACGTTGGTATGTACTGATGAAAAGTGTGGTGGAACTGTTCGAGGTTCAAGAATTAAGGAATCAAcactttttaaaatagttaaattTCAGAGAACACATGAATGCTCGGTTGACATTAAAAAGTCACATCAAAGACAAGCAACTTCAAATGTGATTAGAGATTACATGATTGACAACTTAAGATACATAGCTACTGAAGTGAAGCCTAAGTTTGTCATTTCAGAAATGAAAAGAGCACATGGAATAGATATTGGTTATGGAAAAGCATGGCATGCTATTCAAAAAG AGAGATGCAGAAAACAG GTTTGTTTACATGTTTTTATGTATGGGGCATCAATTTCTGGGTGGAAGTATTGTAGACCACTTATTGCTATTGATGGAACATTTCTAAAGAATAAATATAGAGGTGTTCTGTTAGTGGCAGTTATAAAGGATGCAAATACGTCATTTGGGGTAGCAGAATCAGAGAAAACGAATCATATGAATG ATCGACACAAGGCCATTGCAAATAGAATTGCAAAAGTTTTCCCTGAGTgctaccatggtatttgcatatatCATTTAGAAAAGAATCTAGAGCAAAGAAGAGTGAGAAACACAGTAATAAACCTGTTTCAAAGTACTACAAGAATATACATTCAATCAGAATTTGATGACTTTATGTCCCAAATAGCTGTTTTTGATAAGAAAACATTATACTATTTGATAGAGGAACCACCAGGAAGATGA